Proteins from a single region of Corynebacterium pseudogenitalium:
- a CDS encoding uracil-xanthine permease family protein, producing the protein MSKTIGWTLHGDGRRVLPGAVVAPDERLSWPRTIGIGMQHVVAMFGATLLVPTLTGFPVNTTLLFSGLGTIIFLLITRNKLPSYLGSSFAFIAPLSASSQYGIGSQLGGVLITGLTLIAVGFVVQLAGKKVIDAVMPPTVTGAIVALIGFNLAPTAVSNVETQPGVAFVTLGTIALLTVAARGMLSRLSILIGVIVGWVFAALTGGLSDDALDTIGASPWIGLPQFHTPEFHLSAILVTLPVIVVLIAENIGHVKAVSEMTQRDLDPYQGRALIGDGIATTLAGGFGGSGTTTYAENIGVMAATKVYSTAAYWVASCFAIVLAFIPKFGAVIFTIPAGVLGGACLVLYGLIGMLGVRIWQDNKVDFTNPVNLTVAAVALIVGIGNLSFTVGQVTLEGIALGSVGIIVFYPLLKWIYNTVGEGQFNAASRK; encoded by the coding sequence GTGAGTAAAACTATTGGATGGACCTTGCATGGCGACGGGCGCCGCGTTCTGCCCGGCGCGGTGGTCGCCCCTGATGAACGCCTTTCTTGGCCTCGAACAATTGGCATCGGCATGCAGCATGTCGTAGCAATGTTCGGAGCCACACTTCTCGTTCCAACGTTGACGGGATTCCCTGTAAACACAACGCTGCTGTTTTCAGGACTGGGAACCATCATCTTTTTGCTGATTACCCGTAATAAACTGCCTAGCTACCTTGGCTCGTCATTCGCTTTCATCGCGCCGCTGTCTGCGTCGTCCCAGTACGGAATCGGCTCTCAGTTGGGCGGGGTACTCATCACGGGTCTGACGTTGATTGCAGTTGGCTTTGTTGTTCAACTTGCAGGCAAGAAAGTTATCGACGCCGTCATGCCTCCCACGGTCACTGGTGCCATCGTCGCGTTGATCGGTTTCAATCTTGCGCCGACTGCCGTTTCTAATGTGGAAACTCAGCCCGGGGTCGCGTTTGTCACGCTCGGCACGATTGCTCTGCTGACTGTCGCTGCGAGGGGAATGCTGTCTCGTCTGAGCATTCTGATCGGCGTCATCGTCGGCTGGGTGTTTGCGGCGCTCACTGGCGGGTTATCGGATGATGCACTGGACACAATTGGCGCTAGTCCTTGGATCGGCTTGCCGCAGTTCCATACGCCAGAGTTCCACCTCTCAGCGATTTTGGTGACGCTTCCTGTCATCGTCGTGCTGATCGCGGAGAATATTGGTCATGTCAAGGCAGTTTCTGAGATGACGCAACGCGACCTGGACCCATACCAAGGCAGGGCGTTGATCGGTGACGGTATCGCGACGACATTGGCTGGTGGCTTTGGCGGCTCTGGTACAACGACTTATGCGGAGAACATTGGCGTGATGGCTGCTACCAAGGTTTACTCGACGGCTGCGTATTGGGTCGCATCGTGTTTCGCGATCGTTTTGGCGTTCATCCCGAAGTTCGGCGCAGTCATCTTCACAATCCCAGCCGGTGTGCTGGGCGGAGCGTGCCTGGTTCTTTACGGCCTGATTGGAATGCTTGGTGTACGTATTTGGCAGGATAACAAGGTAGATTTCACGAACCCGGTGAACCTAACAGTTGCGGCTGTGGCACTCATTGTTGGTATCGGCAACCTGTCGTTCACTGTCGGTCAGGTGACGCTTGAGGGCATTGCCCTGGGGTCGGTCGGCATCATCGTGTTCTATCCTCTGTTGAAGTGGATTTACAACACAGTGGGTGAGGGGCAGTTCAACGCTGCATCTCGAAAATAG
- a CDS encoding 1-phosphofructokinase family hexose kinase, whose translation MILTFTPNPSTDATLSVATLRRGEVARAITATREAGGKGVNVAHAVAKAGRAALAVVPCGESDPFKFAANRLGFPFVFIPVEGNIRTNTAITESDGTTTKINEPGPQYTIDVQQGFLDALDSHSSECKAVVMAGSLPSGAPADLYATLTREIRLRLAEDVLVAVDTSDEPLVKLGDQLESAAPDILKPNAFELAQLVGADGHVLETSASAGDYSEVVQAAKRLIQRGAKEILVTLGGAGACLVTADSAWAATPPPTVVKSTVGAGDSSLAGYVMARTQRLPLDQCLQTAVAYGSAAAGLPGTGIPSPDDINLEQTQVVEIDS comes from the coding sequence ATGATTCTGACGTTCACTCCGAATCCAAGTACAGATGCAACGCTTTCTGTAGCAACGTTGCGTCGCGGCGAAGTCGCCCGTGCCATTACCGCTACGCGAGAAGCTGGCGGAAAAGGCGTCAACGTGGCCCACGCCGTAGCGAAGGCTGGAAGAGCGGCACTCGCTGTAGTTCCCTGCGGGGAAAGCGACCCTTTCAAGTTCGCTGCTAACCGACTCGGTTTTCCTTTTGTTTTCATCCCGGTTGAGGGCAATATCCGTACCAATACTGCGATTACTGAATCCGACGGTACGACTACCAAAATCAATGAGCCTGGCCCTCAATACACCATTGATGTCCAGCAGGGGTTCCTCGACGCGCTTGATTCGCATAGCAGCGAATGTAAGGCCGTCGTCATGGCAGGGTCGCTGCCAAGTGGAGCCCCGGCGGATCTCTACGCAACGTTGACCCGAGAAATCCGATTGAGGCTCGCCGAAGACGTACTGGTGGCCGTCGACACATCAGACGAACCCCTGGTAAAGCTGGGAGATCAGCTTGAATCTGCAGCCCCCGATATCCTGAAACCCAACGCTTTTGAATTAGCGCAATTGGTGGGAGCCGATGGGCATGTACTAGAGACTAGCGCTTCAGCCGGAGACTACTCCGAGGTTGTTCAGGCAGCGAAACGCTTGATTCAGCGAGGGGCTAAAGAAATTCTCGTCACCCTCGGTGGCGCAGGTGCTTGCCTGGTCACCGCAGACTCTGCCTGGGCAGCAACGCCCCCACCGACTGTTGTGAAATCTACCGTTGGAGCAGGCGACAGCTCACTTGCTGGATATGTTATGGCTCGCACTCAACGCCTGCCGTTGGACCAGTGCCTCCAAACCGCGGTCGCCTATGGCTCTGCTGCAGCAGGCCTACCAGGTACCGGGATTCCAAGCCCTGACGACATCAACTTGGAACAAACCCAAGTCGTAGAAATCGATTCATAA
- a CDS encoding PTS fructose transporter subunit IIABC, which translates to MSDNIITPQLVSLDVDYGSTPREVIEHLAQQAQDAGRASDSLKLADAAYAREQKAGTGVNGRVAIPHCRTEAVETPTLVFARLQRPVDFSGPDGDAELVFLIAAPEGGGKAHLKILSKLARALVRGDFVTQLREAKDEQTVVNAVLDVVNAAPKKKTAAAPTPAATGKTDGVKKFRIAAVTSCATGIAHTYMAADALTQAAQARDDVEFQVEPQGSSGGDPLDQAYIDSADAVIFAHDVAVRNKARFAGKPVVDSPVKRGINEPNKMIDEAIAAANDPNAPRVTTAGSEQREDSASSGESWPKKIQQAVMTGVSYMVPFVAAGGLLLALGFLFGGYDMANGWQSLVTNFSPTHLPGHTIDVDGEMMTFRRSGWLLYLGAVMFATGQMGMGFVVAALSGYIGYGLAGRPGIAPGFIGGAISVMVGAGFIGGLVTGLLAGLIAYWIQTWKVPRWLGSLMPVVIIPLLTSLAIGLIMFLLLGRPLESLMLGLQGWLESMSGSSAVLLGVIIGLMMCFDLGGPVNKAAYLFGTAGLSAGTEASFQIMAAVMIAGMVPPIALSIATFLRKGLFTPAEQENGKSAWLLGLSFVSEGAIPFAAADPFRVIPSMMLGGATAGAVSMALNVGVQAPHGGLFVLFAYEPWWGLFVALIAGVAVATVAVIVAKQFWPNEEIQKVAAQAEPAAVAN; encoded by the coding sequence ATGAGTGACAACATCATCACTCCACAACTCGTTAGTCTCGATGTGGACTACGGGTCGACGCCAAGAGAGGTCATCGAACACCTCGCGCAGCAAGCCCAGGACGCAGGCCGAGCAAGCGACAGCTTGAAGCTAGCCGACGCAGCTTACGCCCGTGAGCAGAAAGCTGGCACCGGTGTGAATGGCCGTGTTGCAATCCCCCACTGCCGCACCGAAGCAGTCGAAACCCCAACGTTGGTTTTTGCCAGGTTACAGCGGCCCGTTGACTTCTCGGGGCCAGATGGAGACGCAGAGCTTGTATTTTTGATCGCTGCTCCTGAAGGCGGCGGTAAGGCGCATTTGAAGATCCTTTCCAAGCTCGCACGTGCCTTGGTACGCGGCGACTTCGTAACTCAGCTCCGCGAGGCAAAGGATGAGCAAACGGTCGTCAACGCGGTGCTGGACGTCGTCAACGCTGCTCCTAAGAAGAAAACTGCCGCAGCACCTACTCCCGCTGCGACGGGCAAGACCGATGGCGTGAAAAAGTTTAGGATTGCAGCTGTTACATCGTGCGCGACCGGCATTGCCCACACATACATGGCAGCCGACGCTCTGACACAAGCTGCGCAGGCTCGCGATGATGTCGAGTTTCAGGTGGAGCCGCAAGGTTCTTCCGGCGGCGATCCTCTGGATCAGGCCTACATCGACAGTGCTGACGCCGTAATCTTCGCCCATGATGTTGCTGTGCGTAACAAAGCACGTTTTGCAGGCAAGCCGGTCGTTGATAGTCCAGTAAAGCGTGGCATCAACGAGCCAAACAAGATGATCGACGAGGCCATTGCCGCTGCAAACGATCCGAATGCACCAAGAGTCACCACGGCGGGATCGGAGCAGCGAGAAGACTCCGCTTCCTCTGGTGAAAGCTGGCCAAAGAAGATCCAGCAAGCTGTAATGACCGGTGTGTCGTACATGGTGCCTTTCGTTGCAGCAGGCGGCCTGCTCCTCGCGCTTGGTTTCCTCTTCGGCGGATACGACATGGCGAATGGCTGGCAGTCCCTCGTCACGAACTTCTCCCCGACCCACCTGCCTGGACATACAATCGATGTCGACGGTGAAATGATGACGTTCCGCCGTTCCGGCTGGCTTCTGTATCTCGGTGCTGTCATGTTCGCGACAGGCCAGATGGGCATGGGCTTCGTTGTTGCGGCGCTCTCCGGCTACATCGGGTATGGCCTTGCAGGACGTCCAGGTATCGCGCCAGGATTTATCGGCGGTGCTATCTCCGTCATGGTTGGCGCAGGTTTTATCGGCGGCCTTGTCACAGGTCTGCTGGCTGGTTTGATCGCATACTGGATCCAGACATGGAAGGTTCCGCGCTGGCTCGGGTCCCTGATGCCAGTGGTCATCATCCCGCTGCTGACTTCCCTTGCTATCGGCCTCATCATGTTCTTACTGTTGGGGCGTCCGCTTGAGTCTCTCATGCTGGGACTGCAGGGCTGGCTTGAGTCGATGAGCGGATCCTCTGCGGTCCTGCTCGGCGTCATCATCGGGCTCATGATGTGCTTTGACCTAGGTGGCCCAGTCAACAAGGCGGCGTACCTCTTCGGAACCGCTGGTCTGTCTGCGGGAACGGAGGCAAGCTTCCAAATTATGGCGGCTGTAATGATTGCTGGCATGGTTCCCCCGATCGCACTGTCAATCGCGACGTTCCTCCGCAAAGGATTGTTTACCCCGGCGGAGCAAGAGAACGGCAAATCCGCATGGCTCCTCGGACTGTCGTTTGTCAGCGAGGGCGCAATCCCGTTTGCTGCAGCTGACCCGTTCCGCGTTATCCCTTCGATGATGCTCGGTGGCGCCACTGCTGGCGCGGTCAGCATGGCACTCAATGTTGGTGTGCAGGCTCCACACGGTGGTCTCTTCGTGCTCTTTGCCTACGAGCCTTGGTGGGGACTGTTCGTCGCGCTCATTGCAGGCGTGGCGGTCGCAACTGTAGCGGTCATCGTCGCTAAGCAGTTCTGGCCAAACGAGGAGATCCAGAAGGTCGCTGCCCAAGCAGAACCTGCAGCGGTGGCGAACTAA
- a CDS encoding HPr family phosphocarrier protein yields MASKTVKVGSTVGLHARPATIISDAAGEYDDEVILTLVGDEDEEETDAASSLMIMAMGAEFGDEVTVTSDNSEAVEKIAALIEKNLDEE; encoded by the coding sequence ATGGCTTCAAAGACAGTTAAAGTCGGATCCACCGTTGGACTGCACGCACGTCCAGCAACCATTATTTCTGACGCCGCCGGTGAATACGATGACGAGGTCATCCTGACCCTTGTCGGTGACGAGGACGAGGAAGAGACGGATGCTGCTTCCTCGTTGATGATCATGGCAATGGGCGCCGAGTTCGGTGATGAGGTCACCGTTACCTCTGACAACAGTGAGGCAGTTGAAAAGATTGCCGCATTGATCGAGAAGAACCTCGACGAAGAGTAA